Proteins from one Deinococcus actinosclerus genomic window:
- a CDS encoding 3' terminal RNA ribose 2'-O-methyltransferase Hen1 — protein MLLTITTTHSPATDLGFVLMKHPDRTLERPLPFGKSLVFYPEATPERTTAALLVEVDPVALSRAPAGGEAGTLEPYVNDRPYASGSFLSVALRDAFGTAMTGQSRDRPELAAAPLPLILTLPCVAARAQTDLPERLFGPLGYEVGVQAIPLDALYPEWGERPYVTLTLRGTVRVADALRHLYVLLPVLDGKKHYYVGEAEVDKLLRHGQDWLDTHPERDLIAARYLRFRGLVAQAQARLTDQQTDPQDASDAESSTDTPVILPPRVHDARLDAVAALLEQTGARRVLDLGCGEGKLLRRLLRSPQFRELVGVDLSARNLEIAAERLKLDERPELRDRVTLLHGSLAYPDSRLRGFDAAALVEVIEHLEPHRLTALTDNVLGHARPGTLIVTTPNREYNATFEEARALRHADHRFEWTRAEFQAWAQAAAEQYGYTVTFQDLGDVHPEYGPITQLALFRQSPVA, from the coding sequence ATGCTCCTGACCATCACCACCACTCACAGCCCGGCCACTGACCTGGGCTTCGTACTCATGAAACACCCGGACCGCACCCTGGAACGGCCCCTGCCGTTCGGGAAGTCCCTGGTGTTCTACCCTGAGGCCACCCCGGAGCGCACCACCGCCGCGCTGCTCGTTGAGGTGGACCCGGTCGCGCTGTCCCGTGCCCCCGCGGGCGGCGAGGCCGGCACGCTCGAACCCTACGTGAACGACCGCCCCTACGCGTCCGGGAGCTTCCTGTCGGTGGCGCTGCGCGACGCGTTCGGCACCGCCATGACCGGCCAGAGCCGTGATCGCCCTGAACTGGCTGCTGCGCCCCTGCCCCTCATCCTGACCCTGCCGTGCGTGGCCGCGCGTGCGCAGACAGACCTGCCAGAGCGGCTGTTCGGCCCATTGGGGTACGAGGTCGGGGTGCAGGCCATTCCCCTGGACGCCCTGTACCCCGAGTGGGGCGAGCGGCCGTACGTCACACTGACGCTGCGCGGCACGGTGCGGGTCGCGGACGCCCTGCGGCACCTGTACGTGCTGCTGCCCGTTCTGGACGGCAAGAAGCACTACTACGTCGGTGAGGCCGAGGTGGACAAGCTGCTCCGGCACGGGCAGGACTGGCTGGACACCCACCCGGAACGGGACCTGATCGCGGCGCGGTACCTGCGGTTCCGGGGACTGGTGGCGCAGGCTCAGGCCCGACTGACTGACCAGCAGACCGACCCGCAGGACGCTTCCGACGCTGAGTCCTCAACGGACACGCCGGTCATCCTGCCGCCCCGCGTGCACGACGCACGACTGGACGCCGTGGCGGCACTGCTGGAACAGACCGGAGCGCGGCGCGTGCTGGACCTCGGCTGCGGCGAGGGCAAACTCCTGCGCCGCCTGCTGCGCTCGCCGCAGTTCCGCGAACTGGTCGGGGTGGACCTCAGCGCCCGCAACCTGGAGATCGCCGCCGAGCGTCTGAAACTGGATGAACGCCCCGAACTGCGGGACCGCGTGACGCTTCTGCACGGCAGTCTCGCCTACCCGGACTCCCGCCTCAGGGGCTTTGACGCGGCAGCCCTGGTCGAGGTGATCGAGCACCTGGAACCGCACCGCCTGACCGCCCTGACCGACAATGTGCTGGGGCACGCGCGCCCCGGCACGCTGATCGTCACCACGCCCAACCGCGAGTACAACGCCACCTTCGAGGAAGCTCGCGCCCTGCGGCACGCGGACCACCGCTTCGAATGGACCCGCGCCGAGTTCCAGGCCTGGGCTCAGGCGGCCGCCGAGCAGTACGGGTACACCGTGACCTTCCAGGACCTGGGCGACGTGCACCCCGAGTACGGGCCCATCACGCAGCTGGCCCTGTTCCGGCAGTCTCCGGTCGCCTGA
- a CDS encoding TCR/Tet family MFS transporter — translation MRARPAALIFILLTALIDIVGIGLIVPVLPGLVKELAGSEVAGARTIGWLTAAYAVMQFVFAPILGRLSDRYGRRPVLLLSLTGLGLDYLLLAFAPNLWWLLAGRVLAGITGASLTVANAYIADVTPPETRAKNFGLLGATFGVGFILGPALGGLLGEYGLRVPFLVAAGLTGLNVLYGLFVLPESLPPSARTRDLRRGDLNPLKPLAALAQYPILRSLTLTFVLLGLAGQVIFSTWVLYTERVLSWSPSQNGVALAFFGVLTAAVQGGLIGPFIARFGERRTIMTGLVSSVLEFLVLSVARSGPLLYASLVVGALGGLANPAIQGLISRQVGETEQGRVQGAITSLNSLVGVVGPIVATSVYAAGSGAGFPGAAFLMGAVLSVIGTVVLLGVLRGLPDTGRSVGPV, via the coding sequence ATGCGCGCTCGCCCTGCCGCCCTGATCTTCATCCTGCTGACCGCCCTGATCGACATCGTGGGGATCGGGCTGATCGTTCCGGTGCTGCCGGGACTGGTGAAGGAACTGGCCGGGTCGGAGGTGGCGGGCGCACGCACGATCGGCTGGCTGACGGCCGCGTACGCGGTGATGCAGTTCGTGTTCGCGCCGATCCTGGGCCGCCTGAGTGACCGGTACGGGCGGCGGCCGGTGCTGCTGCTGTCCCTGACGGGCCTGGGCCTGGATTACCTGCTGCTGGCGTTCGCACCGAACCTGTGGTGGCTGCTCGCGGGGCGCGTCCTGGCCGGGATCACCGGGGCGAGCCTGACGGTCGCGAATGCGTACATCGCGGACGTCACGCCGCCCGAGACCCGCGCGAAGAACTTCGGGCTGCTGGGCGCGACCTTCGGAGTGGGCTTCATTCTGGGGCCCGCGTTGGGCGGTCTGCTGGGCGAGTACGGGCTGCGCGTGCCGTTCCTGGTCGCGGCGGGCCTGACCGGCCTGAACGTCCTGTACGGTCTGTTCGTGCTGCCCGAGTCACTGCCGCCCTCGGCCCGCACCCGTGACCTGCGCCGGGGCGACCTGAACCCCCTCAAGCCCCTGGCGGCGCTGGCGCAGTACCCGATCCTGCGCAGCCTGACGCTGACGTTCGTGCTGCTGGGCCTGGCGGGGCAGGTGATCTTCAGTACGTGGGTGCTGTACACCGAACGCGTCCTGTCCTGGAGTCCGTCGCAGAACGGCGTGGCGCTGGCGTTCTTTGGGGTGTTGACCGCCGCCGTGCAGGGCGGCCTGATCGGGCCGTTCATCGCGCGGTTCGGCGAGCGGCGCACCATCATGACCGGTCTGGTCAGCAGCGTCCTGGAATTCCTGGTGCTCAGCGTGGCCCGCAGCGGCCCGCTACTGTACGCGTCCCTGGTGGTGGGCGCGCTGGGCGGCCTCGCGAACCCCGCCATCCAGGGCCTGATCTCCCGTCAGGTCGGGGAGACCGAGCAGGGCCGCGTGCAGGGCGCCATCACCAGCCTGAACAGCCTCGTGGGCGTGGTGGGCCCCATCGTGGCGACCAGCGTGTACGCCGCCGGGTCGGGCGCGGGCTTTCCCGGCGCGGCCTTCCTGATGGGCGCGGTGCTGTCCGTGATCGGCACTGTCGTGCTCCTGGGGGTGCTGCGGGGCCTGCCGGACACGGGGCGGTCGGTGGGGCCCGTCTGA
- a CDS encoding LysR substrate-binding domain-containing protein codes for MELRHLRHFVALAEEEHFGRAAERVFVVQQALSNSIRNLEEEVGVPLVLRTTRRVQLTPAGQEFLIGARETLALAGQTVERARRAARGEVGRLSVGFVSGLAFGGLPEIVRRFRELYPNVSVDLRELTAQEQEAALRGGQVGIGLMLLPVRDPSLDSRALWRQPLVAALPAAHPLARKRRLKISDLRAEPFVFFPRQIRATYFDQVMRWCAGAGFTPHVVQEAIEVPTLLSLVAAGVGVFLPIEFFSRLSLPGVAYRPIEDAPTVDIVAVWRRGDGRNPIIRAFLTVAEEVLRAEPDRT; via the coding sequence ATCGAACTGCGTCACCTGCGGCACTTCGTGGCCCTGGCCGAGGAGGAACACTTCGGGCGGGCCGCCGAACGCGTGTTCGTCGTCCAGCAGGCCCTCAGCAACTCCATCCGCAACCTGGAAGAGGAGGTGGGCGTGCCGCTGGTGCTGCGCACCACCCGCCGCGTGCAGCTCACCCCCGCCGGGCAGGAATTCCTGATTGGCGCGCGCGAGACGCTCGCCCTGGCCGGACAGACCGTCGAGCGCGCCCGCCGCGCCGCGCGGGGCGAGGTGGGCCGCCTGAGCGTGGGCTTCGTCAGCGGCCTCGCCTTCGGCGGCCTGCCGGAGATCGTGCGGCGCTTCCGGGAGCTGTACCCGAACGTCAGCGTGGACCTGCGCGAACTCACCGCGCAGGAGCAGGAGGCCGCGCTGCGCGGCGGGCAGGTGGGCATCGGCCTGATGCTGCTGCCCGTGCGCGACCCCAGCCTCGACTCGCGCGCCCTGTGGCGCCAGCCGCTGGTGGCCGCGCTGCCCGCCGCGCACCCCCTGGCCCGCAAACGCCGGCTGAAGATCAGCGACCTGCGGGCCGAGCCCTTCGTGTTCTTCCCCCGGCAGATCCGCGCCACGTACTTCGATCAGGTCATGCGCTGGTGCGCCGGCGCTGGATTTACCCCCCACGTCGTGCAGGAGGCCATCGAGGTGCCCACCCTGCTGTCCCTGGTCGCGGCGGGCGTCGGCGTGTTCCTGCCCATCGAGTTCTTCAGCCGCCTGTCGCTGCCCGGCGTCGCCTACCGCCCCATCGAGGACGCCCCCACCGTGGACATCGTGGCCGTGTGGCGGCGCGGTGACGGCCGCAACCCCATCATCCGCGCGTTCCTGACCGTCGCGGAAGAAGTGCTGCGCGCCGAACCCGACCGCACCTGA
- the aceE gene encoding pyruvate dehydrogenase (acetyl-transferring), homodimeric type, whose product MNAQERQQLNAVETQEWLDSLAYVFADAGDNRAAELLEELDHYAYFHGAPITFKQNTPYINTIDVDQQPEYPGDAEIERKIRNIIRWNAVAMVIKANKNSDGIGGHLSTYASAAELLEVGFNHFFRGHGAGQDRDLIFYQGHASPGVYARSFLEGRFDEARMNRFRRELQPEGAGLSSYPHPWLMPDYWEFPTVSMGLGPIQAIYQARFIKYLENRSLKPKGDAKVWAFLGDGEMDEPQSIGAIRFAAYENLDNLIFVLNANLQRLDGPVRANSKVIQEFEALFRGAGWNVIKVIWDSKWDELLSRDYNGHIVKRFELLVDGESQRYAAFGGKELREKFFNTPELKALIEGWSDADLELLNRGGHDINKIYAAYASAVKHQGSPTIIIPRTIKGYGLGESAQARNVAHQVKKLDFHSLKDLRDTLELPLTDEQVEHLEYYHPGPDSPEVKYALERRAALGGPIPARRVEYPHPTIPNGEFYEEFAKGSGERQVSTTMAAVQIISKLLRDKEIGKLVVPIVPDEARTFGMDALVPRIGIYSPRGQTYTPVDSGSLMAYKESVDGQMLEEGITEDGAMASWIAAGTAYANHGVPTIPFFVLYSMFGMQRVGDLVWAAADQRARGFILGATAGRTTLAGEGLQHQDGNSHLQAYVVPNLKTYDPAFAYELAVIIESGIQRMYVDGIDEFYYVTIDNENEVQPAMPADGRSHEEIREGIVRGLYRLQRSAMKKPKLQAQILAGGPAMGAAQEAVTMLEKYGVAADLWSVTSYKELHQDALLAQRHNMLHPTAEPRVPYVAQQLSRENAPGVLISVSDYIKLGADGLNGHLDRKLWTLGTDGFGRSEARAELRDFFEVDAKHVVLATLYALQRDGKLKGEVVAQAIADLGIDTERDAPVLR is encoded by the coding sequence ATGAACGCGCAGGAACGCCAGCAGCTCAACGCGGTCGAGACGCAGGAGTGGCTGGACTCGCTGGCGTACGTGTTCGCGGACGCCGGGGACAACCGCGCGGCGGAACTGCTCGAGGAACTCGACCACTACGCGTACTTCCACGGCGCGCCGATCACGTTCAAGCAGAACACCCCCTACATCAACACCATCGACGTCGACCAGCAGCCCGAGTACCCCGGTGACGCTGAGATCGAACGCAAGATCCGCAACATCATCCGCTGGAACGCCGTCGCCATGGTCATCAAGGCGAACAAGAACAGCGACGGGATCGGCGGGCACCTCAGCACCTACGCCAGCGCCGCCGAGCTGCTGGAGGTGGGCTTCAACCACTTCTTCCGCGGCCACGGCGCCGGGCAGGACCGCGACCTGATCTTCTACCAGGGCCACGCCAGCCCCGGCGTGTACGCCCGCTCCTTCCTGGAGGGCCGCTTCGACGAGGCCCGCATGAACCGCTTCCGCCGCGAACTCCAGCCCGAAGGCGCGGGCCTCTCAAGCTACCCGCACCCCTGGCTGATGCCCGACTACTGGGAGTTCCCGACCGTCAGCATGGGCCTGGGCCCCATCCAGGCGATCTACCAGGCGCGCTTTATCAAGTACCTCGAAAACCGCAGCCTGAAACCCAAGGGAGACGCGAAGGTCTGGGCGTTCCTCGGGGACGGCGAGATGGACGAGCCGCAGAGCATCGGCGCGATCAGATTTGCCGCGTACGAGAACCTCGACAACCTGATCTTCGTGCTGAACGCCAACCTCCAGCGCCTCGACGGCCCGGTGCGCGCCAACAGCAAGGTCATCCAGGAGTTCGAGGCGCTGTTCCGCGGCGCGGGCTGGAACGTCATCAAGGTCATCTGGGACAGCAAGTGGGACGAACTGCTTTCCAGGGACTACAACGGCCACATCGTCAAGCGCTTTGAGCTGCTCGTGGACGGCGAGTCGCAGCGCTACGCGGCGTTCGGCGGGAAGGAACTGCGCGAGAAGTTCTTCAACACCCCCGAACTCAAGGCCCTGATCGAGGGCTGGAGCGACGCGGACCTGGAACTCCTGAACCGCGGCGGGCACGACATCAACAAGATCTACGCCGCGTACGCCTCGGCCGTGAAGCACCAGGGCAGCCCCACCATCATCATCCCGCGGACCATCAAGGGTTACGGCCTGGGCGAGAGCGCGCAGGCCCGCAACGTCGCCCACCAGGTGAAGAAGCTCGACTTCCACAGCCTCAAGGACCTGCGCGACACGCTGGAACTCCCCCTGACCGACGAGCAGGTCGAGCACCTCGAGTACTACCACCCCGGTCCCGACAGCCCCGAGGTGAAGTACGCCCTGGAACGCCGCGCGGCCCTCGGCGGGCCGATTCCCGCCCGCCGGGTCGAGTACCCGCACCCCACCATCCCGAACGGCGAGTTCTACGAGGAGTTCGCCAAGGGCAGCGGCGAACGCCAGGTGAGCACCACCATGGCCGCCGTGCAGATCATCAGCAAACTCCTGCGCGACAAGGAGATCGGCAAGCTGGTCGTGCCCATCGTCCCCGACGAGGCCCGCACCTTCGGCATGGACGCCCTGGTGCCCCGCATCGGCATCTACTCCCCGCGCGGCCAGACCTACACCCCGGTCGACAGCGGCTCGCTGATGGCCTACAAGGAAAGCGTGGACGGCCAGATGCTCGAAGAGGGCATCACCGAGGACGGCGCCATGGCTTCCTGGATCGCGGCGGGCACCGCTTACGCCAACCACGGCGTGCCGACCATCCCGTTCTTCGTGCTGTACTCCATGTTCGGCATGCAGCGCGTCGGTGACCTCGTGTGGGCCGCCGCCGACCAGCGCGCCCGCGGCTTCATCCTCGGCGCGACCGCCGGCCGCACCACCCTGGCCGGCGAGGGCCTCCAGCACCAGGACGGCAACAGCCACCTCCAGGCGTACGTCGTCCCGAACCTCAAGACCTACGACCCGGCCTTCGCGTACGAACTGGCCGTGATCATCGAGAGCGGCATCCAGCGCATGTACGTGGACGGCATCGACGAGTTCTACTACGTCACCATCGACAACGAGAACGAGGTCCAGCCCGCCATGCCGGCCGACGGCCGCAGCCACGAGGAGATCCGCGAGGGCATCGTCCGCGGCCTCTACCGCCTACAGAGAAGCGCCATGAAGAAACCCAAGCTCCAGGCGCAGATCCTCGCCGGGGGCCCCGCCATGGGCGCCGCGCAGGAAGCCGTCACCATGCTGGAGAAGTACGGCGTGGCCGCCGACCTGTGGAGCGTCACGAGCTACAAGGAACTCCACCAGGACGCCCTGCTCGCCCAGCGCCACAACATGCTCCACCCCACCGCCGAACCCCGCGTGCCTTACGTCGCGCAGCAGCTGAGCCGCGAGAACGCCCCCGGCGTCCTGATCTCGGTCAGCGACTACATCAAGCTCGGCGCGGACGGCCTGAACGGCCACCTCGACCGCAAACTCTGGACGCTCGGCACCGACGGCTTCGGCCGCAGCGAGGCGCGAGCGGAACTCCGCGACTTCTTCGAAGTGGACGCCAAGCACGTCGTCCTCGCCACCCTCTACGCCCTCCAGCGCGACGGCAAGCTCAAGGGTGAGGTCGTCGCCCAGGCCATTGCCGACCTAGGCATCGACACGGAACGCGACGCTCCTGTACTGCGCTGA
- the aceF gene encoding dihydrolipoyllysine-residue acetyltransferase: protein MATELKLPDVGDNIEQGTVVTVLVKAGDSVTEGQPIIEIETDKAVIEVPAEAAGTVEAVNVTVGDTVKVGGVIATLSGGSAPAAPAAPASGPVDEAEVGSSKAVAQAQQDAQKEQAGEAAAPATPSAAASAGGQITLPDVGDNIEQGTVVSVLVKEGDTVSEGQPVIEIETDKAVVEVPANAGGTVTGVNVKVGDTVKVGGVIATLGGASAPAAPASAPAPAAAAPAASTPASAPTVVKVNISGGEQPAAQFPKSQGTQNPQTFDGRTVVAAAPSVRRLARELGVDIHAVHGTGIAGRISEEDVRRTGGTPTVTAPAAAPAASAPAAAPAVAAAPLPDFTKWGSVTREDMSGIRKATVRSMTASTAIPMVTHFDKADVTVMEEVRKRFGARVEKAGGKLTMTHILMKVVANALRKFPKFGASLDLDAQQVIYKDFVNIGVAVDTPVGLLVPVVKDADRKSITDLVLELSELAGKARDRKLKPDEMQGATFTISNLGGIGGHAFTPIVNSPEVAILGVSRGGMEPVWNKEKGEFEPRNMLPLSLTYDHRLIDGADAARFVRFICESLEDPFLISL from the coding sequence ATGGCGACTGAACTGAAACTGCCCGACGTGGGCGACAACATTGAGCAGGGCACGGTCGTGACGGTGCTCGTGAAGGCCGGGGACAGCGTGACCGAGGGCCAGCCGATCATCGAGATCGAGACCGACAAGGCCGTCATCGAGGTGCCCGCCGAGGCCGCCGGGACCGTGGAGGCCGTGAACGTGACCGTGGGCGACACCGTGAAGGTCGGCGGCGTGATCGCCACCCTGAGCGGCGGCAGCGCCCCGGCCGCCCCCGCCGCTCCGGCCAGCGGCCCGGTCGACGAGGCTGAGGTCGGCAGCAGCAAGGCGGTCGCGCAGGCGCAGCAGGACGCGCAGAAAGAACAGGCCGGTGAGGCCGCCGCGCCCGCCACCCCTTCCGCTGCCGCCAGCGCCGGCGGGCAGATCACCCTGCCGGACGTGGGCGACAACATCGAGCAGGGTACCGTCGTCAGCGTCCTCGTGAAGGAAGGCGACACCGTCAGCGAGGGCCAGCCCGTCATCGAGATCGAGACGGACAAGGCCGTCGTGGAAGTCCCCGCCAACGCGGGCGGCACCGTGACCGGCGTGAACGTGAAGGTCGGTGACACCGTGAAGGTGGGCGGCGTGATCGCCACCCTGGGCGGCGCCAGCGCCCCCGCCGCACCGGCCAGCGCGCCCGCCCCGGCAGCCGCTGCCCCGGCAGCCTCCACGCCGGCCAGCGCCCCCACCGTCGTGAAGGTGAACATCAGCGGCGGCGAGCAGCCCGCCGCGCAGTTCCCCAAATCACAGGGCACCCAGAACCCCCAGACCTTCGACGGCCGCACCGTCGTGGCCGCCGCGCCCAGCGTCCGCCGCCTCGCGCGGGAACTCGGCGTGGACATCCACGCCGTGCACGGCACCGGCATCGCGGGCCGCATCAGCGAGGAGGACGTGCGCCGCACCGGCGGCACCCCCACCGTCACCGCGCCCGCCGCCGCCCCGGCCGCCAGCGCCCCCGCAGCCGCGCCCGCCGTGGCCGCCGCGCCGCTGCCCGACTTCACGAAGTGGGGCAGCGTCACCCGCGAGGACATGAGCGGCATCCGTAAGGCCACCGTCCGCTCCATGACCGCCAGCACCGCCATCCCCATGGTCACGCACTTCGACAAGGCCGACGTGACCGTCATGGAAGAGGTCCGCAAACGCTTCGGCGCGCGCGTGGAGAAGGCGGGCGGCAAGCTCACCATGACCCACATCCTCATGAAGGTCGTCGCGAACGCCCTGCGCAAGTTCCCCAAGTTCGGCGCGAGCCTCGACCTGGACGCCCAGCAGGTCATCTACAAGGACTTCGTGAACATCGGCGTCGCCGTGGACACGCCCGTCGGCCTGCTCGTGCCCGTCGTCAAGGACGCCGACCGCAAGAGCATCACCGACCTCGTCCTCGAACTGAGCGAACTGGCCGGCAAGGCCCGCGACCGCAAACTGAAACCCGACGAGATGCAGGGCGCCACCTTCACGATCAGCAACCTCGGCGGGATCGGCGGGCACGCCTTCACGCCCATCGTGAACAGCCCCGAAGTCGCCATCCTCGGCGTGAGCCGCGGCGGCATGGAACCCGTCTGGAACAAGGAGAAGGGCGAGTTCGAACCCCGCAACATGCTCCCCCTCAGCCTCACCTACGATCACCGCCTGATCGACGGCGCCGACGCCGCCCGCTTCGTCCGCTTCATCTGCGAAAGCCTGGAAGACCCCTTCCTGATCTCGCTGTAA
- a CDS encoding carbohydrate ABC transporter permease, producing MVRDRLLPRTRTATPTRARRGDWGTHAALILAALLISAPLLLALIKATQPSSAVLSPSLLPGGAFLSNLERVWVDAHLGRSMLNSFIVAVTVTTGKTILALLAALAFVYFRFPLKGVAFALVLVSLMLPTEVLIVALFDLVSRDLKWADSFAAIIVPFLASATGTFLFRQHFLNIPASLADAARIDGCGPLRYLTRILIPMSWNTIGALAVIQFVYAWDQYLWPLVIMQRDDHQVVQVGLRKLIEVGGQTDWGAVMAGAVITMLPPLIVFTALQEQFSRGFALSEDK from the coding sequence ATGGTGCGTGACCGCCTCCTCCCCCGCACCCGCACCGCCACGCCCACCCGCGCCCGCCGGGGAGACTGGGGCACCCACGCCGCACTGATCCTGGCCGCGCTGCTCATCAGCGCCCCACTCCTCCTGGCGCTGATCAAGGCCACTCAGCCGTCCAGCGCGGTCCTGAGCCCCTCCCTGCTGCCCGGCGGCGCGTTCCTGAGCAACCTCGAGCGCGTGTGGGTGGACGCCCACCTGGGCCGCTCCATGCTCAACAGCTTCATCGTGGCCGTCACCGTCACCACCGGCAAGACCATCCTGGCCCTGCTCGCCGCGCTGGCCTTCGTGTACTTCCGCTTCCCCCTCAAGGGCGTGGCCTTCGCGCTGGTCCTCGTGTCCCTGATGCTGCCCACCGAGGTCCTCATCGTCGCGCTGTTCGACCTCGTCAGCCGCGACCTGAAGTGGGCCGACTCGTTCGCCGCGATCATCGTGCCGTTCCTCGCCAGCGCCACCGGCACGTTCCTGTTCCGCCAGCACTTCCTGAACATCCCCGCCAGCCTCGCCGACGCCGCCCGCATCGACGGCTGCGGCCCCCTGCGCTACCTCACCCGCATCCTCATCCCCATGAGCTGGAACACCATCGGCGCGCTGGCCGTCATCCAGTTCGTGTACGCCTGGGACCAGTACCTCTGGCCACTGGTCATCATGCAGCGCGACGACCACCAGGTCGTCCAGGTCGGCCTGCGCAAACTCATCGAGGTGGGCGGCCAGACCGACTGGGGCGCCGTCATGGCAGGCGCCGTCATCACCATGCTCCCCCCCCTGATCGTGTTCACCGCCCTGCAGGAACAGTTCAGCCGCGGCTTCGCCCTCAGCGAGGACAAGTAG
- a CDS encoding carbohydrate ABC transporter permease: MLSVRQKRDAGGREDRAVFRGAALPWLFLLPSLLILAVFIYLPTLRTLRLAGYRANLILGTEQWVGLGNITDLLGSATYRQVALQTLVFTLLSVTGGLLLSLGLAWLASRPVRGSRAYRLLLIYPYALSPAIAGTLWLFLFNPEIGVVNQLLGELVGVRPRWLDTPLLAFALVTVAAIWKGLAYNIVFYLASIRNLPTDVMEAAQIDGATPAQVFWRVAFPLLSPVTFFLVFTNIVAALFDSFALTDLLTRGGPYVGHAGITTFLVYQLYQDGFVNFRTGAAAAQGALMLALVAFVTFMQFRLGERRVHYGA, encoded by the coding sequence GTGCTGAGCGTCCGCCAGAAAAGGGACGCGGGCGGGCGCGAGGACCGGGCGGTGTTCCGGGGCGCGGCGCTGCCGTGGCTGTTCCTGCTGCCCAGCCTGCTGATCCTGGCAGTGTTCATCTACCTGCCGACCCTGCGCACGCTGCGGCTGGCGGGGTACCGCGCGAACCTGATCCTGGGCACCGAGCAGTGGGTGGGCCTGGGGAACATCACGGACCTGCTGGGCAGCGCCACGTACCGGCAGGTGGCGCTGCAGACGCTGGTGTTCACGCTGCTGAGCGTCACGGGCGGGCTGCTGCTGTCGCTGGGGCTGGCGTGGCTGGCCAGCCGTCCCGTCCGGGGGTCACGCGCGTACCGGCTGCTGCTGATCTACCCGTACGCGCTGAGTCCCGCCATTGCCGGGACGCTATGGCTGTTCCTGTTCAACCCGGAGATCGGCGTGGTGAACCAGCTGCTGGGCGAACTGGTGGGTGTCCGCCCCCGCTGGCTGGACACCCCCCTGCTCGCGTTTGCGCTGGTGACGGTCGCAGCCATCTGGAAGGGCCTCGCCTACAACATCGTGTTCTACCTGGCGAGCATCCGCAATCTCCCGACCGACGTCATGGAGGCCGCGCAGATCGACGGGGCGACCCCCGCGCAGGTGTTCTGGCGCGTGGCGTTCCCGCTGCTGAGCCCGGTCACGTTCTTCCTGGTATTCACGAACATCGTCGCCGCACTGTTCGACTCGTTCGCGCTGACCGACCTGCTCACGCGCGGCGGACCGTACGTGGGCCACGCGGGGATCACGACCTTCCTGGTGTACCAGCTGTACCAGGACGGCTTCGTGAACTTCAGGACCGGCGCGGCCGCCGCGCAGGGCGCGCTGATGCTGGCCCTCGTGGCGTTCGTGACGTTCATGCAGTTCCGGCTGGGCGAACGGCGGGTGCACTATGGTGCGTGA